Genomic segment of Candidatus Obscuribacterales bacterium:
ACAACAGGAGGAACAGACTGCCCAACTGGCAACAGTTCTTAACAATCTTATCGTCTCTACCCAAGAAATCCCAATGGATGAGAGAGCAGCATTTGACCTTACCACGGGCGACCCCCCTCATGGTAGATCAGGCTCAACCTGCCGATGGGAAACTCTTGGCACTAACGGTCTATCTTAGCGGCATTGCCTGAATAGTACAAACGTTTTAGTCGGCAATATCTCGGAATGCTCCCTGTTCCCCGCTGGTCACGAACCGCATCATCGAAGCGCCTCGCTAAAACTCGGGGGCTGATAACCTAGCCGACCCCTGGGGGATTGTGCCACTCTAGGGATCAGCGGATCCCGTTGGCTTGGTCAACCATTGCTTGAAGATACATCAACTATGGCACGAGAAAAATTACTGTTGGGGTTTGGCGTGGCCGTGTTCGGTCTGGTCGCAGGGGTGAGTTGGGGGATGGATCGCGATATCCGGCGATCGCTCCTCTCGGGTACTGTGGCCCTAGCCTCCACCTATGCTGGCGGTATGATCGTCCAAGGCGATCGCGAGATCCCATCAGAGGCGATCGCTCCTCAAGCGGCAGCCGATCCACCGACACGCCCCCCTGCTTCCGATGAAGTCGCGGTATTTTGGGATTACGAAAATGTGAAAGTTGCGGCTCAGGGGGTAAAGGCTCCCTTAGCTGAGTCATTAATTAGTTATTCTGAAAGTAAGGGACATCCTCGCTTCAAAATGGTGTATGCCAACTGGCGGCGCGAACGAGAACCGCTGGTGCAGGCACTCTATAGTCTGGGATTTGAACCAATCCATGTTTCCACAGGTAAGGAAAACAGTGTGGATATTAAGCTTACGGTGGACTGTCTCAATACCGCCCATCATTATCCAGAAATCCAGCAATTTATCATTGTCACCGCCGATCGAGACTTCGTGCCCTTGGTCACAGCCCTGCGTACCCTGCGAAAACGCGTGACCTTAATTGGTCGTACCGAAACCGCCAGTGAGCAACTGTTGCTAAGCGCTAACGAATTTATTGATCTAGAAAAGCTATCCGCCGACGGTGCCTATCCAACCCTAGCCGAAACTCCCGAACCCCCTAGCTTGATTTCCTACGCCGATGCGATCGCCTGCCTCACCGAATCCATTAGCCAAGCCCGCGACCAAGGTAAGAGCACCCGCTTTGGCCCCACCGATCTGTTAATGCGGGCCAATTCTCGCTTTTCCTACAGTGGTTTTCAGTCTATTCGCCAAGAGCAGGGAGAACCCTTTTCCAACTTCAGCGCCTTCATTGCCAAGGCGGAAGCGGAGGGCATCGTTAAGGTCTATACCTTGAGTGGCTTCAAGGAGTTGTTTTTGCCCAACGAAGATCCTGAAACCGAGTCAGAATTTAGTAGTGACCTACCCGGTGACCTCGATCGCCATCATTGGGCAATTATTCTAGAACAGGTATGTTTATCCTTCCAAGATGGCCAACCTGGGCCCACCTATGGACGCTTTTTGGTGATTTTCAAATATGTACGTCAAGCGAAAAAAGACGAGCGGCTCAACCTGACCAATGGACAACTGAAACAGGCTCTGAGCCGCTTGGTGGAAACAGGTATTTTAGTGGAGCAGGCCAACGGTACCTATCAACTAGTGCCCGACCTAGATACCCAGCGAGAGTTCTACATCGACCAGTTGATGGGCCTACCACCGGCTGGAGCATCTAGCCCAATAGACGGAAAATGAAGGGGTAGCGATAGGGTTGATCGCTGTCCTTCAGGATCTTGAAAATCCCGATGATGGGCATAATCCAGTGAACCACAAACAAAATGGCTAG
This window contains:
- a CDS encoding NYN domain-containing protein, translating into MAREKLLLGFGVAVFGLVAGVSWGMDRDIRRSLLSGTVALASTYAGGMIVQGDREIPSEAIAPQAAADPPTRPPASDEVAVFWDYENVKVAAQGVKAPLAESLISYSESKGHPRFKMVYANWRREREPLVQALYSLGFEPIHVSTGKENSVDIKLTVDCLNTAHHYPEIQQFIIVTADRDFVPLVTALRTLRKRVTLIGRTETASEQLLLSANEFIDLEKLSADGAYPTLAETPEPPSLISYADAIACLTESISQARDQGKSTRFGPTDLLMRANSRFSYSGFQSIRQEQGEPFSNFSAFIAKAEAEGIVKVYTLSGFKELFLPNEDPETESEFSSDLPGDLDRHHWAIILEQVCLSFQDGQPGPTYGRFLVIFKYVRQAKKDERLNLTNGQLKQALSRLVETGILVEQANGTYQLVPDLDTQREFYIDQLMGLPPAGASSPIDGK